The Candidatus Dormiibacterota bacterium genomic sequence TGAAGAGGCTGTCCCGCAGGGTGGTGACGGTGCCGTCGACTCCCCGGTACGGCGACACCTCCGCGTCGAGGACGCCCTCGATGCGCAACCTGCCGGTGCCGCCGACCACGCTGTGCTCGATCTCCGCCGCCTCGACCGCGACCACCTCGCCGACGAGGCCGGCGAGGTCGGCGAGCGGTCCCCCGAGCCTGCCCGAGTAGGCGTCGAGGATCGCCTGCCGCTGGCGCTCGTCGGCACGCGCGTCGACGAAGATCATCAGCCGCCACGACCCCGGCGCGAGCACGTTGCCGGGGATGTGGACGACGTTGACGATGCTCAACCCGCTGACGTCGACGCCGTCGATCTCCCCGTGATCGAAGTGGTAGGCGTTGAAGGCGTTGCAGGACCCCCCGTCGGGATCCTCACCGATCCAGCAGGGGCACAGGACGTTGCAGGAACACGCCTCGAGAAGCGTGCCCTCCAGGTGATAGACGGCGCGGGCCCCCTCCGCCGCCTCCCGGGTCTGACTGTCGGCGACCGTCATCTGGCTCACCTCCGACATGCTGAGCGCACGTGGACGGCGAGCGGTCGCCGCCCCCCCACTCATCGACGACTCTACCGGCGGCGGAAACTGCTGTCCAGAATGCTCGTTCGCGGGACAGGAGTCGGTGATGGCCGGCCCCCTCGTCCGGCCCCGGGCCCCGCGCGAATTCGATCCGGCAGCTTCGAACGGTGCAGGGTAGACTGTCACGGATGTTGACGGGTGGCCCGCACCGGCGGGTCGCCAGCTGTTGCAGGGGGGTCCGGGAGGCGTCCCGAGGCGGGGTGGACGGCCGGCCCGGTGGTGGGGGGAAGGATGGGACCGCGCATCGCGGGCCACCGGCGGCGCGCTGCCGTGGTGGCCCTGACCGTCTGCGTCGAGCTTCTCGGCGCCGTCCCGGTGGCGGCGGCGGCCGGCCCCACCGCCTCGCCCTCCCCCTGCGGCAGGGACCTCGCCGGAGTGGTGTGCACCGTCGGCGGCGCCGCCCCGGGTCCGGGTGGCTCCGGCGGCCTTCAGCCGGCGCCGCCGAGCAGCCCGCCCGCGGCGCCCCCCGCCCCACCCGCCCGGCGCCCGGCGCCCGCGGCGGCTCCCGCGGCCGGCCCGACGCCGGCGCCGAGCCCCACCCCCGCGCCCGACGTCAACCTCACGATGGTCGCGGCGAGCCTCCGCTCCGCCCCCTATGTCGGACAGCTGCTCGACGTGCTCGCCCACCCGGTCGCCTCGACCCGTCCCGACCTGCGCCATTTCCAGCCGGCGGACGCCGGCACCCGCGCGGCGCTGGCGGAGGCGGACGCGCCCGCGGCCGCCGGTCCGTTCCAGGGCGGCGGGCGCGGGGTGATCCTCCTCGAGCTGCTCTTCGCCGCGCTGGTCCTGGCGGTGCCGCTGCGCTGGGGCCTCGGCCTGCTCCGCGCTCACCCCGCCGGGGGCTGGTGGCCGGCGCTGCCGGCGGCGGCCGTTTTCCGTCCGCAGTGGCTGCTCGTCGCCGCGCTCGCCGTGGCGGTGCCGGTCTCGACCGACGCCTCGCTCGCCTCCCTCGCCACCTGGCCGCACCCCTCCACCCCGCCGCATCCGGCGACCGCCGCAGCCGCGGCCCCGCCGGCGCCGGCCGCGGCGCCCGCCTCACCCGCGGCGGCGGCCCCGGCGACGGGCGCGCCCACCGCGTGGAGCCGGCTGGTGGGGATCGAGCGCCGCCTCGGCGACGAGGCCGGCCTGCTCGCCGGTCAGGAGTGGGAGATCCGCCGCCTCGCCTCGGTGGTCGGCCGCCACGTCGACGATGCCGATCAGCTGCCGGTCGGGGTTGCGAGCGCGGTCCAGGAGCGGGCCCGCCTGAGCAGCCTGCTCGGCGCTCACCAGGCCGCGACCGCCGCCTACCACCGCGACCTCCAGGCGGAGTACGACCTGTACCGCTCCGCCGCCGGCGACCCCGGCCAGCGCG encodes the following:
- a CDS encoding DUF1326 domain-containing protein, whose product is MTVADSQTREAAEGARAVYHLEGTLLEACSCNVLCPCWIGEDPDGGSCNAFNAYHFDHGEIDGVDVSGLSIVNVVHIPGNVLAPGSWRLMIFVDARADERQRQAILDAYSGRLGGPLADLAGLVGEVVAVEAAEIEHSVVGGTGRLRIEGVLDAEVSPYRGVDGTVTTLRDSLFSTVPGSPAWVGKAAFNRVTLPQRGFEWSYEGRNAIQAEYRMEFMG
- a CDS encoding M23 family metallopeptidase, whose protein sequence is MVALTVCVELLGAVPVAAAAGPTASPSPCGRDLAGVVCTVGGAAPGPGGSGGLQPAPPSSPPAAPPAPPARRPAPAAAPAAGPTPAPSPTPAPDVNLTMVAASLRSAPYVGQLLDVLAHPVASTRPDLRHFQPADAGTRAALAEADAPAAAGPFQGGGRGVILLELLFAALVLAVPLRWGLGLLRAHPAGGWWPALPAAAVFRPQWLLVAALAVAVPVSTDASLASLATWPHPSTPPHPATAAAAAPPAPAAAPASPAAAAPATGAPTAWSRLVGIERRLGDEAGLLAGQEWEIRRLASVVGRHVDDADQLPVGVASAVQERARLSSLLGAHQAATAAYHRDLQAEYDLYRSAAGDPGQRAQLTAGAATAPGAEAPVAVTSNLGVVATQLAQEAALADAQARLHQLGALLPAQVAAIRRHLPFITPEVAPVSQGFGPTDLGIEPPISYQGTFYPHFHTGIDLAAPSGTPLHAAADGVVLIAAASADASGRLVGYGNYVVVGHAAGFLTLYGHMSDVAVHGGDRVRQGEVIGYEGSTGNSTGPHVHFEIRKDGTLLDPAPFLVGQLPPG